A stretch of Fundicoccus culcitae DNA encodes these proteins:
- the rpsU gene encoding 30S ribosomal protein S21: MSKTVVKDNESLDDALRRFKRNVSKTGTLREARKREFYEKPSVKRKKKSEAARKRKF, encoded by the coding sequence ATGTCTAAAACTGTCGTTAAAGATAACGAATCTTTAGATGATGCTCTTCGTCGCTTTAAGCGTAATGTTTCTAAAACCGGTACTTTAAGAGAAGCCCGCAAACGTGAGTTTTATGAAAAACCAAGTGTTAAGCGTAAAAAGAAATCAGAAGCAGCTCGTAAAAGAAAGTTCTAA
- a CDS encoding Fur family transcriptional regulator, translated as MNVNKENINFETEYLTDEQKKQTLNDGLARLKAAGFKMTKKRQEILEIFIEEGKYLRAKEIHDRLTNKYPSMSYNTTYRNIYDFIKVGILESTEYNQEQLFKINCMDQEHDSNHHHHHFICRLCGLSIPLKACPMDHIDTDLSDVLIESHRFEVFGLCATCKLK; from the coding sequence ATGAATGTAAATAAGGAAAACATTAATTTTGAAACAGAATATTTAACGGATGAACAAAAAAAGCAAACCTTGAATGATGGACTTGCGCGCTTAAAAGCAGCGGGGTTTAAAATGACGAAAAAACGTCAAGAAATTTTGGAGATATTTATTGAAGAAGGAAAATACCTTCGTGCCAAAGAAATCCACGATCGTTTAACCAATAAATATCCCTCTATGAGTTATAATACAACCTATCGCAACATTTATGACTTTATTAAAGTGGGTATTTTGGAGTCGACGGAATATAATCAGGAACAATTGTTTAAAATTAATTGTATGGACCAAGAACATGATTCTAATCACCACCATCACCATTTCATTTGTCGTTTATGTGGCTTAAGTATTCCTCTAAAAGCATGCCCCATGGATCACATCGATACGGATTTATCGGATGTTTTAATTGAAAGCCATCGTTTTGAAGTTTTTGGTTTATGTGCGACGTGCAAGTTAAAATAA
- a CDS encoding GatB/YqeY domain-containing protein produces the protein MTLTEQINQDVKQAMKARDKDTLKVIRMLKAALQLQQIEQKDPLSTEQEISIIARELKQRKESLAEFDKAGRHDLVEELEKEIKIVEQYLPKQLSEDEINVAIDAIITATGASSMKDFGTVMSQTMTELKGQADGQTVNRLVKERLSNN, from the coding sequence ATGACACTTACGGAGCAAATTAACCAGGACGTTAAGCAAGCGATGAAAGCTAGAGATAAGGATACACTGAAAGTGATTCGTATGTTGAAAGCTGCTTTGCAGTTGCAACAAATCGAACAAAAAGACCCTTTGTCTACTGAACAGGAGATATCCATCATTGCGCGTGAATTGAAACAGCGTAAAGAATCTTTAGCAGAATTTGATAAAGCGGGTCGGCATGATTTAGTTGAAGAATTGGAAAAAGAAATTAAAATCGTAGAACAGTATTTACCCAAACAACTCTCAGAAGATGAAATCAATGTAGCCATTGATGCAATCATAACCGCTACAGGGGCATCTTCCATGAAAGACTTTGGAACTGTGATGAGCCAAACAATGACTGAATTAAAAGGACAAGCTGACGGACAAACAGTCAATCGTTTAGTAAAAGAACGATTGTCAAACAATTAA